Proteins from one Cryptomeria japonica chromosome 4, Sugi_1.0, whole genome shotgun sequence genomic window:
- the LOC131040569 gene encoding anthocyanidin-3-O-glucoside rhamnosyltransferase-like, translating into MAQEYQRELRVVMFPWLAHGHITPFLELAKSLATHGLKIFFVSTSLNIKRIKPEVLDAPGIEMVELAMPSVEGLPPGVESSADAANTGEAPLRSSVATPLTRLCDPRFCATLGSSFMEGLLDITRENPTAQDLTVPPPGFSSLISRRELFEGERALELYEKHSDGLSVADRGSICVRESWAVACNTCLELEGVYVEYLQSLRKLSVFPVGILVRELPPLPIDDICLQWLDKQPPGSVVVLAFGSEYILTQQELAAIRVGLLESSVSFLWVLPGGEDRLPGFQDQIGVC; encoded by the exons ATGGCGCAGGAATATCAGAGAGAGCTTCGTGTGGTGATGTTTCCCTGGCTTGCCCACGGTCACATAACGCCCTTTCTTGAGCTTGCCAAAAGCCTGGCCACTCACGGTCTTAAAATCTTCTTCGTCTCAACTTCACTGAATATCAAACGGATTAAGCCGGAAGTGTTGGATGCACCGGGGATAGAGATGGTGGAATTGGCGATGCCCTCCGTGGAAGGGTTACCACCAGGCGTAGAGTCCTCCGCAGACGCTGCCAATACAGGAGAAGCGCCACTTCGAAGCTCTGTTGCAACACCTCTCACCAGACTTTGTGATCCACGATTTTGTGCAACACTGGGCTCCTC CTTCATGGAAGGGCTGCTAGACATCACACGTGAAAACCCAACGGCCCAGGATCTGACCGTCCCGCCGCCCGGATTCTCTTCACTGATTAGTCGGCGTGAATTGTTTGAAGGTGAGAGGGCCCTGGAGCTATATGAAAAGCATTCAGATGGGCTTAGCGTCGCTGACCGGGGCAGCATCTGCGTGCGGGAGAGTTGGGCAGTTGCATGCAATACGTGTTTGGAGTTGGAAGGGGTGTACGTTGAGTATTTGCAGAGCCTCAGAAAGCTGTCGGTTTTCCCTGTTGGAATACTCGTGCGTGAACTCCCGCCACTCCCCATTGATGACATTTGCTTGCAGTGGCTTGATAAGCAGCCCCCTGGTTCGGTAGTGGTGTTGGCTTTTGGCAGCGAGTACATTCTCACACAGCAAGAGCTCGCCGCAATTCGAGTGGGTTTGCTTGAGAGCAGCGTATCGTTTCTTTGGGTTCTGCCTGGCGGAGAAGATAGGTTGCCAGGGTTCCAAGATCAGATTGGGGTATGTTAG